A genomic stretch from Cloacibacterium caeni includes:
- a CDS encoding DUF1294 domain-containing protein has translation MILNYILIISTFSFLLFGFDKRNATRGGYRISEFVLLLLSFLGGSVGSLLGMLIFRHKISKTSFKIKFGLIFLVQILIIFYYLKSNY, from the coding sequence ATGATATTGAATTATATACTTATTATTTCTACTTTTAGTTTTTTGTTATTTGGTTTTGACAAAAGAAACGCAACTCGTGGTGGATATAGAATTTCGGAGTTTGTCCTTTTATTGCTCTCATTTCTTGGCGGAAGTGTAGGCTCACTTTTGGGAATGCTTATTTTCCGACATAAAATTTCTAAAACTTCCTTTAAAATAAAATTTGGACTAATATTCTTAGTCCAAATTCTTATCATTTTCTATTATTTAAAGTCTAATTACTGA
- a CDS encoding alpha/beta hydrolase, translating into MKNLVLLLFSLFTFGQTPKVSSGKIIEYKNFKSEIIGERTVRIWLPENYNPKVKHQVLYANDGQMLWDENITWNKQEWKLDENLGRLIREKKIKPTIVVAIDNADKNRHSEYFPQKPFESLSQKKQDSLYNLFRNKDQSLFGGKIYSDEYLKFLVKELKSFVDKNYSTYTDAPHTFMMGSSMGGLISMYAICEYPEVFGGAICISTHWPGIFASENNPIPLAFRNYLKANLPNPKTHKIYFDFGTETLDKMYEPYQIKVDEIMKAKKYGKKNWQTLKFEGEDHSEKSWTKRLSIPLAFMLK; encoded by the coding sequence ATGAAAAACCTAGTATTACTTCTCTTTTCCCTTTTTACTTTCGGACAAACGCCAAAAGTTTCTTCTGGAAAAATCATAGAATACAAAAATTTTAAATCCGAAATCATCGGAGAAAGAACCGTGAGAATTTGGCTTCCCGAAAATTATAATCCAAAGGTAAAACACCAAGTTCTCTATGCCAATGACGGACAAATGCTTTGGGACGAAAACATCACTTGGAACAAGCAAGAATGGAAACTAGACGAAAATTTAGGAAGACTCATTCGTGAAAAGAAAATAAAACCTACGATTGTAGTTGCCATAGACAATGCTGACAAAAACCGTCATAGCGAATATTTTCCGCAGAAACCTTTTGAAAGTTTGTCTCAAAAAAAGCAAGATTCTCTATACAATCTTTTCAGAAATAAAGACCAATCACTTTTTGGTGGTAAAATCTATTCAGATGAATATTTGAAATTTTTAGTAAAAGAACTCAAATCTTTTGTAGATAAAAATTATAGCACTTATACAGATGCTCCACACACTTTTATGATGGGAAGTTCTATGGGCGGATTGATTTCTATGTATGCTATTTGTGAATATCCTGAAGTTTTTGGCGGTGCAATTTGTATTTCTACACATTGGCCAGGAATTTTTGCGTCAGAAAATAATCCTATTCCTCTTGCTTTTCGAAATTATTTGAAAGCCAATTTACCCAATCCTAAAACGCATAAAATCTATTTTGATTTCGGTACAGAAACGCTTGATAAAATGTATGAGCCTTATCAAATAAAAGTAGATGAGATTATGAAAGCTAAAAAGTATGGGAAGAAAAACTGGCAAACTTTAAAATTTGAAGGTGAAGACCACAGCGAAAAATCTTGGACAAAAAGACTTTCTATTCCATTAGCCTTTATGTTGAAATGA
- the rpsJ gene encoding 30S ribosomal protein S10 — protein sequence MSQRIRIKLKSYDYNLVDKSAEKIVKTVKATGAVVNGPIPLPTHKRIFTVLRSPHVNKKAREQFQLSAHKRLMDIYSSSSKTVDALMKLELPSGVDVEIKV from the coding sequence ATGTCACAAAGAATCAGAATAAAACTTAAGTCTTACGATTACAATTTAGTAGATAAGTCTGCTGAGAAAATCGTGAAAACTGTAAAAGCTACTGGTGCTGTGGTAAACGGACCTATTCCATTGCCAACTCACAAAAGAATCTTTACAGTTCTTAGATCACCACACGTAAACAAGAAAGCAAGAGAACAGTTCCAACTTTCTGCTCACAAGAGATTGATGGATATCTACTCTTCTTCTTCTAAAACTGTAGATGCTCTAATGAAATTAGAGTTACCTTCAGGTGTAGACGTAGAAATCAAAGTGTGA
- the fusA gene encoding elongation factor G, protein MSRDLKYTRNIGIAAHIDAGKTTTTERILFYTGKTHKIGEVHEGAATMDWMEQEAERGITITSAATTCSWNFPTDQGKTLPETKPYHFNIIDTPGHVDFTVEVNRSLRVLDGLVFLFSAVDGVEPQSETNWRLADNYKVARMGFVNKMDRQGADFLNVVKQVKEMLGSNAVPIVLPIGAEEDFKGVVDLIKNRAIIWDEAGQGATFDVVPIPEDMKDEVMEYREKLVEAVADYDETLMEKFFEDPDSITEEEINAALRAATIDLSIIPMTCGSSFKNKGVQFMLDAVCKYLPSPLDKDDIKGTDPKTDAEIIRKPDVKEPFAALAFKIATDPFVGRLAFFRAYSGRLDAGSYVLNTRSGNKERISRIYQMHANKQNPVEYIEAGDIGAAVGFKDIKTGDTLSDEKAPIVLESMIFPDPVIGIAVEPKTKADQDKMGNALAKLAEEDPTFTVKTDEASGQTIISGMGELHLDIIVDRMRREFKVEVNQGQPQVEYKEALTQVANHREVYKKQSGGRGKFADIVFEIGPADEGKTGLEFINEIKGGNIPREFIPSVEKGFKESMKNGPLAGFEVESMKVTLKDGSFHAVDSDQLSFELAAKMGFKASGKAAKAVIMEPIMKLEVVTPEEYMGDIVGDLNRRRGTVNGMDDRNNAKVIKAFVPLSEMFGYVTSLRTLSSGRATSSMEFERYEPAPTNIAEEVIAKARG, encoded by the coding sequence ATGAGTAGAGATCTTAAATACACAAGAAATATTGGGATTGCTGCGCACATTGATGCCGGTAAAACTACCACTACAGAGCGTATTCTTTTCTATACAGGTAAAACTCACAAAATTGGAGAAGTACACGAAGGTGCTGCTACAATGGACTGGATGGAACAAGAAGCAGAAAGAGGTATTACCATTACTTCTGCTGCTACTACATGTAGCTGGAATTTCCCAACAGATCAAGGGAAAACACTTCCTGAAACTAAACCTTACCACTTCAATATCATTGATACCCCAGGACACGTAGACTTCACAGTAGAAGTAAACAGATCTCTTAGAGTATTAGATGGTCTTGTGTTCTTATTCTCAGCAGTAGACGGAGTAGAGCCTCAGTCAGAAACCAACTGGAGATTGGCTGATAACTACAAAGTTGCGAGAATGGGATTCGTAAACAAAATGGACAGACAAGGAGCTGATTTCTTAAACGTTGTAAAACAAGTTAAAGAAATGTTAGGTTCTAATGCGGTTCCAATCGTTTTGCCAATCGGTGCTGAAGAAGATTTCAAAGGTGTAGTAGACTTAATTAAGAACAGAGCTATCATCTGGGATGAAGCAGGACAAGGAGCAACTTTTGATGTAGTTCCAATTCCTGAAGATATGAAAGATGAGGTAATGGAATATAGAGAAAAATTAGTAGAAGCAGTAGCTGATTACGATGAAACTCTAATGGAGAAATTCTTTGAAGATCCAGATTCTATTACTGAAGAAGAAATCAATGCTGCACTTAGAGCTGCAACTATTGATTTATCTATCATTCCTATGACTTGTGGTTCTTCATTCAAAAATAAAGGAGTTCAGTTCATGTTAGATGCAGTTTGTAAATATCTTCCTTCTCCATTAGATAAGGATGATATCAAAGGAACTGACCCTAAAACTGATGCTGAAATCATTAGAAAACCAGACGTAAAAGAGCCTTTCGCTGCATTAGCTTTCAAAATTGCTACTGACCCATTCGTAGGTAGATTAGCATTCTTTAGAGCTTATTCAGGTAGATTAGATGCAGGTTCTTACGTTCTTAATACAAGATCTGGAAACAAAGAAAGAATTTCTAGAATCTACCAAATGCACGCTAACAAGCAAAACCCAGTAGAATATATTGAAGCTGGTGATATTGGTGCAGCTGTAGGTTTCAAAGATATCAAAACGGGAGATACTCTTTCTGATGAAAAAGCGCCAATCGTTCTTGAATCTATGATTTTCCCAGATCCAGTAATTGGTATCGCTGTAGAACCTAAAACTAAAGCAGACCAAGATAAAATGGGTAACGCTCTTGCTAAATTAGCAGAAGAAGATCCTACATTTACTGTGAAAACTGATGAAGCTTCAGGTCAAACGATTATTTCAGGGATGGGAGAACTTCACCTTGATATCATCGTTGACCGTATGAGAAGAGAATTTAAAGTAGAGGTTAACCAAGGTCAACCGCAAGTAGAATACAAAGAAGCACTTACACAAGTTGCTAACCATAGAGAAGTTTACAAAAAACAATCAGGTGGTAGAGGTAAGTTCGCAGATATCGTATTCGAAATTGGTCCTGCAGACGAAGGTAAAACTGGTTTAGAATTCATCAACGAAATTAAAGGTGGTAACATTCCTAGAGAATTTATCCCTTCAGTTGAAAAAGGTTTCAAAGAATCTATGAAAAACGGTCCATTAGCTGGTTTTGAAGTAGAATCTATGAAAGTAACCCTTAAAGATGGATCTTTCCACGCAGTAGACTCTGACCAATTATCTTTCGAATTAGCTGCTAAAATGGGTTTCAAAGCTTCTGGTAAAGCTGCTAAAGCTGTAATTATGGAGCCTATTATGAAACTTGAGGTAGTTACACCTGAAGAATATATGGGAGATATCGTAGGAGACCTTAACAGAAGAAGAGGTACTGTAAACGGTATGGATGATAGAAATAACGCTAAGGTTATCAAAGCTTTCGTTCCACTATCTGAAATGTTTGGTTATGTTACTTCGCTTAGAACTTTATCTTCTGGTAGAGCTACTTCTTCTATGGAGTTCGAGAGATACGAACCAGCTCCAACAAATATTGCAGAAGAAGTAATTGCTAAAGCAAGAGGTTAA
- the rpsG gene encoding 30S ribosomal protein S7 — MRKTKAKKRPLLPDPKFNDQLVTRFVNNLMFDGKKSIAFKIFYDALDIVEAKKGDNEKSSLEIWKDALTNVMPHVEVRSRRIGGANFQIPMPIRADRKISMAMKWLIKYATARNDKSMAQKLAAEVIAASREEGAAFKKKTDTHKMAEANKAFSHFKF, encoded by the coding sequence ATGAGAAAAACAAAAGCAAAAAAGAGACCGTTGTTACCAGATCCAAAGTTTAATGATCAATTGGTAACAAGATTTGTAAATAACTTGATGTTTGACGGTAAAAAGTCAATCGCATTCAAAATTTTCTATGATGCATTAGATATCGTAGAAGCTAAAAAAGGAGATAACGAAAAATCTTCTCTTGAAATCTGGAAAGATGCATTAACTAACGTAATGCCTCACGTAGAAGTAAGATCAAGAAGAATTGGTGGTGCAAACTTCCAAATTCCTATGCCAATCAGAGCTGATAGAAAAATTTCTATGGCAATGAAATGGTTAATTAAGTATGCTACTGCTAGAAATGATAAGTCTATGGCTCAGAAATTAGCTGCAGAAGTTATCGCTGCTTCTAGAGAAGAAGGTGCTGCTTTCAAGAAGAAAACTGATACTCACAAAATGGCAGAAGCTAACAAAGCTTTCTCTCACTTTAAATTTTAA